The segment GTATCCCAGGCTGCCTCTGCAGCTGGTACCGCCTCACTGGTGCTGATCTCCACCAGACTGGGATTGCTGtaggggcagagcagggagggagaggaggtcTGCACTGGCTCTCCCTGAGGCAAGTGCTCAGGAGAGCCCTGGCTACACACTTCCAACAGGTCAGTGGTGTTGCTGTCAGCAGCCACATCTTTCTGGGTCTTCATGGGAGGGTCAGATTGAAAGGTCTTGTCTAGTAAGAGGAAAAGCACTGTTAGTTTGAGCAGGCAGCTGGTGGTGGGacctgccctggcacacagGAAGAGTGTCAGGAATGTAATGATGCAGGTACAGGGCAATGGGAacaccacagcactgctttaTGGCCAGGGAAAATCAAGCCAGCATCCAGGATGAGCTACACCCAATGAGAAGAGAGGAGCTGTCTCCTGCCAGGAAGACAGGCTGGATGCCCTGAGACATGGGGACTCACCATCTGAAGAGCTTGGGGTCAAAGACAATGAGGGCATCCTGTTCCAGGGGTTGTCCAGGGATCCCTCCAAGCTATCCGACAAGGTTGGTGATGCTGCACCTGCAGTGAAGAAGCCCGAGGGTTGATTTTGGCAAAGAAAGTAGCTGCCCATTCTCTGTGGCTCCTCTGTACACAAGGTCTCAGAGGAAGACAGCTCCTGAggggagctctgcagccctttccagcccaaaATGTGGTGTGTTCCAGTCAGACCCTTTCCAAGATCTCATTCAGCAGGCCATGGACAGGCAGACACTGCCCAGAGAGGGCATACCAGGCAGGTATGAAGGCGGCCTTCTCCTGCACCCTGCACTATCCAGGACAGCTCCTCCCTTCAGCTCCTCCTCTACACGGAGCTTCTGCAGGTACTTCTGCAGCAAAGCTTGGTGACACCAAGCCCTGTAAGGAGACACAAACCCATCCTGGTGCTGAGCCAGAGCCAGTGAGGAGCCCACGCTAGGGCAGGAGACTGATGCTCAGTGATGGCATCAAAATGACTTCTTGTGCTCCCAGCACAACGAACCAGAGCCTAAGGAAGCTGCAGGAATGGGAtcattccctgcctgctctAGGTCTCCCAAAGACCTGGCCATGCCAGTACCTCCTCCACTCAATCCAAGGAGATGGGCTGAGCCAACTGTAGAGGAAACTAAAGGCTGGATGGGATCTGGAGCATTCATAGGAGGCCATGAGGACGATCCAAGGGCTGGAGTACCTctgctatggagacaggctgagagagttggggttatTAATCTTGGAGAATAGAAAGCTCCAGAGAGACCTTACAGAACCTTCCATCTAAAGAGGCTCCAAGagggctggagaaggactttggaAATGGGCATGGAGTGCCgggacaaaggggaatggctccacactgccagagagcagggttagattagatatttggaggaaattcttccctctgagggtggggaggcctcAGGTTGACCagtgaagctgtggctgccccagccctggaaatgttccaggctaagttggacagggcttggagcaacctgatctagtggaaggtgtccctgctcatggcagggatTAGAGCTAGATagtctttaaggtccctgccAACACAAATTATTCTAGGATCTGGAGGTCCCACTACTCACAGCTGGTTTGGGATACAACACTTGGGTCTCCTGGCACTGTCCTGTCATCCCTGTTCtttccaggagctgtttggCTTGTATCTGCAATGAAAAGGGCACTGTTGGTCATAGCCCCAGCATGAGGCACACCCAGAGCAAAGGAAATATTCTCCCCACCCTAGGGAGCCCCTCATTTCACATGCCTGGGTGCTGCACTGCCCACCTGTGTACCCTGCAGATGCTGCCTCAGAAGAATCACAAACAACTGCCTCCTCCTCAGGAGGGATCACCAGGGCTCTGACTGGGACCATGAAAACATCTTCACCGCGCTGAAATGAGACACGGGACAGGGCTTTGCTGCGCAGTCCCTCTCCAGACGCAGGAGCCCACCTGTacctgccagcccagcaccatctccctccccagcaaacctccagctctgcccaccgtccttcccctttcttctcccaTCCCCCCAGAGCACCCCAAGCTGTCACAGCCCCGGCTCAGCTGGTCCCAGCAGACAGAACTGACCTCCTTCCTGCGCTCTGCCTCCCACTGGGTGATGGGAACCTCATCCTCCACTGTCACTGGCTTCTCCTTGGATTTCCATAAATCCAAGCATTCCTCggcattttcctttaaaatctcCAGCTGGTTCTGTCCTATGGCATCAATCAGCTGAGAGACGGAGGGCTCTGGAGCAAGAACACACAGACATCAGTGGAGGAGACAGGTGAACTCAGGCAAGCCTCACTTGCAAACACTTTTACTCTGCTGCATGACTTGGTGACTGTCGTGACACTGAAACCTGTGGGAATACCCGAAGTTCTGCATTTCCTTTGCTTCTAGAAACtatctttcctttctccacacCCTAACACGGACCAGGCTGAGGAAACCCAGGGCCCCCCCCCCCACGCTGCCAGACCATGGCATGCCCCCCCACAACCCTTTACCTGAGCTGGGAGCATTCCTCACAGCGAGATTCCTCCTGTAATGAccaaagagaagacaaagccAGGTTAGGGCTGGGGCATACGCAGCTCTTGGTTGCGGATCAAGCACCCTGGCTTGGAAGAAGCAGCTTGTGAAAGGAGTGGACCCCCCACTGGGTGCTGATCTGGCCACTGGCCTATGCTCAGTATCCCACGAATAGCCATCAGGGAGCCTCACTCCTGGAGATGGACTGATGAAAGGCCCTGAGGATCTCCAAACCTGGATCTCCAAGGGTGAAGAATGAGCTGTGCAGGTCTCACCCATGCAGCCGTGCTGCCCACCGCTGGCAGCAACAAGCTCCTCACAGGTGTTTCCTCCTAGCTCAGAGGAAGAGACTGCGGATGTGTCACCACAATCTCATTTTTCATGGTCTACTCAACTCTGTCATGTTCTGGGGCAGGGAGTCACACAGGTTAACCAGGAGCTGCTATAACCTGTGCCAACCCTTGCCAGCCTGCTCTAATTCCAGTCTGAGGTTGCACACTCTCATCAGGATGTCTGGATACATCCCTCAGCCCCACACTTACAGCCAGAGCTCCTTTATCTTCTTCACCACAGCGGGGTCCTGGTTCCTGCAGCAAGAGAGAAGCCAGTTACTGATTCCCTCCAAATCCCcaccttccttctcccttgCCATGGAGACAATCCCTCTTTCAAAAGGTCCCCGCCACAAGCAGGTCACATCAGGACTCCCAGGGTCAGCGCTGCTGTGGGAAGATGAGGAAGcgccctgagcagagcccccaCCCACCCATCCCAGGGGCCATACCCGTCAGATGACTCCATCCTCTGCCTCTGCATGGGCAGCACGATGAACTGCTGGGCCGTGAGGTAAAACTCGCAGTCTTCCTGTGGGGAGGACAGAGCCCGTAAGGCACCTCTGAGTCCCACCTCTGCCCCACCTTCCCTGGGGCCAGCCAGCACTCCCACACtcaccccagctctgccaccaacCCTCCAGTCTAAGAGAAGGTCCCCTCAAAAAGGAAAACCCCCCTTCAAAGGGGAGTTTGTATCTTCCTGTGTCAGCTGATGGCTCTGCCAGGGTGGGGCAGCCCAGGGGAGTCTGTGGGGACACCTCTTGACCCCTGCAAGGGGACAgtgggcagctctgccaccagccCAAGCAAGCCTTCTGCAGCTGCCCAACACGCAGTGGTGACAGCCAGGTGACCCTGGAGATGCACCCCATCCCCAGCAAGGGCTCACCCTTGCCCAGGTCAGCTGCCACAGAccccacaggagctgcagatGAAGATGAAAGGCCACCCATTACCTCccttcagctcctggcagcagctggaagcaggcAAGAGTGCAGGAAGCACAGCAAGGTGAAGAAACAGGCTGCTTCCACTCCTCAGAGCACTTACCAGCCTGGCCTCGTCCTGAAAACACACCGTGTACTTCTGCAGGACGATAATTCTGCAATTAAGGCTGGAAAGCCTGAGCTGCAGGTGGGCgctggaaaaggagcagagcaggaatgcCTTGAAGAGCGGAGCCGGACCCCTCCCAACACACAGTGGGGCTCCCACAACAGCTCTGCCAACCACACCAGGCCATTCTGGAACATGTCTCAGCCTGAGCAGCGGGGGCCAAGGGCTCCTTATTCCTCAGTAATTCCTGCCTAAGAGCagcttcttcctgctgctgctaccAGCACCCCACCAGTTTAAGGGTGTCCAAATGGGGAAATGGAGGAGAGCACTgaaggagcagcccaggctcCCATGGTTAATGCTCTGGCTCCTTTCACAAAACCCAAGGGCTCTACAGTCCTTTTTAATGGCATCACAGCTTCTGCCATGGATCCCTGCCCATCCCAACCAGCGGACACCAGAACAAGGGCATTCCAGCTTTCCTCTCTTAGCAGCTCTTTCCCACCAACTTCCCACCCTGAGGTTGCTTTAGCTTAACACAACCTGAAACAAGACCAGGCAGgagccccagctcctcacagcagctgtggagaaCTGCTGTCCCAGCCATGCCAAGCCACGGTGGAACCCActtttcctctgcctgcagagcttcAGGTGTAATGACCACACGGATGTAGCAGGATCCATCAGAGACCTGCACGACAGCATCCTGGAGGACCCCAGGCTGGTCAGGAGCAGTTGTGTCACTCAAGACCTGTCAAGAGattggagaggggaaaaaaagaactctTATTTGTAGACCTGGAACAAGCCTCACCGAAAAAGTGGTCAAGACACCAAGCTCttccttctcaaaaaaaaattagaagcagAGACATTGAGGAGGAAGAGTTGCACATCCACAGCCACCGAACTGTGGATTCCCAGAATTTAGATTTcaaaggctgccagagcactTTGGGACAGTCCCTCTGGGTACCTACCCGCACCACCTGCCCAGCCAGGAAATTCTCACGCTCATCCAGTTGCTCGTAATTCACCAAGAGGTCAGCAATCCACGGCTCCAGGACGTAGAGTTTGGGAGAAGCCACATTCTTGTCCACACACACAAGACTACATGAGAAGAGACAAGACACCAAGCCATAAGCAGTGCTCCACTATCCTGGGGAGGGTTTTGCACCCCAAGCACAGCCACAAACCCAGGAGATTGCTCAAATCCACCCAAAGCACCCACTTCTCTGCAAGGACCCATCCTAAGGGCATTGTGTTGAGGAAGCCACGCTGCTGGGGGCAcacaggtcctgctgcatcctgctcGGACAGTGGAGGGGGACACTCGCAGCTCTGGAGTGTGTTCGGCCTTCTGCAAGTCTCCCACACAGGACAGGACATTTATTTCTACCTCTTTCCATATGGTTTATTATCACCCAATAACTATTTTCCTGGGACCAAATCTTAACTATAAGTCTCTAAACTGTGAAAGGAGGAAGAActgggggcaggcaggggctggaacaggttggggatggggacagacgGGGGATGAGGAcaggcaggggatggggacaggcaggggat is part of the Corvus moneduloides isolate bCorMon1 chromosome 12, bCorMon1.pri, whole genome shotgun sequence genome and harbors:
- the LOC116450113 gene encoding uncharacterized protein LOC116450113, with translation MGMGMGSVGSWDRAPRRRCRARRGPQPAPPRKWRCRAPLPVPGPAAMAAAAAPPGGASPGLAAGERLVCVDKNVASPKLYVLEPWIADLLVNYEQLDERENFLAGQVVRVLSDTTAPDQPGVLQDAVVQVSDGSCYIRVVITPEALQAEENAHLQLRLSSLNCRIIVLQKYTVCFQDEARLEDCEFYLTAQQFIVLPMQRQRMESSDGNQDPAVVKKIKELWLRNLAVRNAPSSEPSVSQLIDAIGQNQLEILKENAEECLDLWKSKEKPVTVEDEVPITQWEAERRKERGEDVFMVPVRALVIPPEEEAVVCDSSEAASAGYTDTSQTAPGKNRDDRTVPGDPSVVSQTSSCLHSRGTPALGSSSWPPMNAPDPIQPLVSSTVGSAHLLGLSGGGAASPTLSDSLEGSLDNPWNRMPSLSLTPSSSDDKTFQSDPPMKTQKDVAADSNTTDLLEVCSQGSPEHLPQGEPVQTSSPSLLCPYSNPSLVEISTSEAVPAAEAAWDTLCTDQGVQGSRGSQATLPTLSPVFPVLPSSSLQSPPDRMPRREQACSSGTASSPHALKPGLAHARTKGGESVGAKRKLMEEDEQASSGQQHRPSTSKGRGRGTGSRSELTSPQGAKKSRKETGPQRRRKELEEEEEAEEEEEEQASPARAGPSSRLEQHRAPEPYVERPPQYQYEAPSPELCQQIQSIRISEAMLKWACWILTEEEDS